In Mycobacterium stomatepiae, the following are encoded in one genomic region:
- a CDS encoding TetR/AcrR family transcriptional regulator — MPGKTKVNGQAVTRGAGRRLLLESARALFAERGYAGTSTREIARAASVSEPMIFRHFGSKAKLFEEAVLAPFNTFVSDYVADWAARPRGMKTPYAETYDFYRGVYDVLSANRRLIHEMIGARAVGGPLSAETASAPQMGRLLERFEAIVYGEIAERGFRPFDPAVVTRVIFGMVFSIAVFGDWMFEGSTRPPPSAEAFIEEMARLTIYGAYPEGATPTAAP, encoded by the coding sequence GTGCCCGGTAAGACGAAGGTCAACGGCCAGGCAGTGACGCGCGGTGCGGGAAGGCGCCTGCTGCTGGAATCGGCGCGCGCCTTGTTCGCTGAGCGCGGCTACGCCGGCACGAGCACGCGGGAGATCGCCCGGGCGGCCTCGGTATCGGAGCCGATGATTTTCCGGCACTTCGGATCCAAGGCGAAGCTTTTCGAAGAGGCGGTGCTGGCACCGTTCAACACCTTCGTGTCCGACTATGTGGCGGACTGGGCCGCGCGCCCGCGCGGCATGAAGACCCCCTACGCGGAAACGTATGACTTTTATCGCGGTGTCTACGACGTGCTGTCGGCGAATCGGCGACTGATCCACGAAATGATCGGAGCCCGCGCCGTGGGCGGACCGTTGAGCGCCGAAACCGCCTCCGCGCCGCAAATGGGCCGACTCCTGGAACGTTTTGAGGCCATCGTGTACGGCGAGATCGCGGAGCGCGGGTTCCGTCCTTTCGATCCCGCGGTCGTGACGCGGGTGATCTTCGGGATGGTGTTCTCGATCGCGGTATTCGGTGACTGGATGTTTGAAGGCTCGACCCGCCCGCCGCCAAGCGCTGAGGCGTTCATCGAGGAGATGGCCCGTCTGACTATTTACGGCGCCTACCCGGAAGGTGCCACACCGACCGCGGCGCCATGA
- a CDS encoding TetR/AcrR family transcriptional regulator: MLQEAQKLSNGVRSRRRGKVLERALYEATLAELAEVGYGGLTMEGIAARAQTGKAALYRRWGSKHDLVHAALVFALPSLSEPRPGRSARDALLTLFTSHRDLLAGKTAFPGLHIMHQLLHEPEMRAIFADAVVRPRLKVIDSILAAAVEAGDIDAATLTPLTARIGPALINHRFLLTGEAPNRRELTLIVNAVIPPRAATSSTG, from the coding sequence ATGCTGCAAGAGGCCCAGAAATTGTCGAATGGCGTTCGTAGCCGTCGGCGCGGCAAGGTGCTCGAACGCGCGCTCTACGAGGCGACGTTGGCCGAGCTCGCCGAGGTCGGATACGGCGGGCTGACGATGGAAGGAATCGCCGCTCGCGCCCAGACGGGCAAGGCCGCGCTGTATCGGCGGTGGGGCAGCAAGCACGACCTGGTGCACGCCGCGCTGGTGTTCGCGTTGCCCTCGCTGTCCGAGCCACGGCCCGGGCGGTCGGCGCGCGACGCGCTGCTGACGCTCTTCACTTCGCACCGTGACCTTTTGGCCGGCAAAACCGCTTTTCCCGGGTTGCACATCATGCATCAGCTGCTGCACGAACCCGAGATGCGCGCTATCTTCGCCGACGCGGTGGTGCGTCCGCGGTTGAAGGTCATCGATTCGATCCTGGCCGCCGCGGTCGAGGCCGGCGATATCGATGCGGCCACCCTGACCCCGCTGACCGCCCGGATCGGGCCGGCCCTGATCAATCACCGTTTCCTGCTGACCGGCGAAGCCCCGAATCGGCGCGAGCTGACACTGATTGTCAATGCGGTGATCCCACCGCGTGCGGCGACGTCTTCGACCGGCTAG
- a CDS encoding Rv0361 family membrane protein, protein MNAFAPVVTRLWAIGVVAALTVSCTTTTGGSAQPQHTVASNSMPAAAPSGGPATPAPSATPSAQDQIRETLMAFQDAYNTQNWDAYLELMCTAMRSQFSGTAINYVKKGRAQNGVTTIKNISNIAITGDTADATFESQNETLGTRTVSLPLKLEDGWKICKV, encoded by the coding sequence ATGAACGCTTTCGCACCGGTCGTTACCCGCCTGTGGGCCATCGGTGTGGTCGCCGCGCTGACCGTCTCGTGCACGACGACAACCGGAGGCTCCGCGCAGCCCCAACACACCGTCGCCTCGAACTCGATGCCCGCCGCGGCCCCCTCCGGTGGCCCGGCGACCCCGGCCCCCTCCGCCACTCCTTCGGCCCAGGATCAGATCCGGGAGACCCTGATGGCGTTTCAGGATGCGTACAACACCCAAAACTGGGACGCCTATCTGGAATTGATGTGTACGGCGATGCGGTCCCAATTCAGCGGCACCGCAATCAATTACGTCAAGAAAGGCCGCGCCCAAAACGGCGTCACCACGATCAAGAACATCAGCAACATCGCGATCACCGGCGACACCGCCGACGCCACGTTCGAAAGTCAAAACGAAACGTTGGGCACTCGCACCGTCAGCTTGCCGTTGAAGCTCGAAGACGGCTGGAAAATCTGCAAGGTGTAA
- a CDS encoding serine/threonine-protein kinase PknH/PknJ encodes MLANGALVCGYRIEAVLGSGGMGTVYLAADPALPRQVALKVLSAELSRDRDFRARFIREADTAAALAHPQIVSVYTRGQTEEGQLWIAMQFVDGTDAEAALCDGTMTPHRAVHIISQVAKALDFAHANHVIHRDVKPGNFLLSGTFGPNERVLLGDFGIARALDDVGLTATGAVVATVGYAAPEVLSNGRIDGRVDIYSLGCTLYRLLTGNTPFPANNGAAAVMMARLMQPPPRPSDAVPSLPPGLDHVIAIAMAKDPAARFPSAGALADAAVSALHDRNRYAPLPPIPSGDVHSYPHTSQPPTVTAWPGSRLPGQFPPPGPQAPAPKRRRGLIAAALAGVVLLVATVTVLAWPDAGGPHTDVSQGSGSPGSSASPQGPPATDVAPAQLRSILLSAAQLPVAANGDPLVLEQDSAGLLDDSAAVDNPSCVGAWAPAQQSVYGRTSYTGVAVQTLRGMNEQAWQDSVTQAVLAFPSDKAVSALTSQEGQWSLCGGKSVTVTEPGAPAKTWDLGQPQTTAGVLTLPATLRGGGSCQHGMMVRGNVLVDIRQCRAAGGVDIAALVSATANKVPRQ; translated from the coding sequence GTGCTGGCAAACGGGGCGCTGGTCTGCGGTTACCGCATCGAGGCGGTGCTGGGCAGCGGGGGGATGGGCACCGTGTATTTGGCCGCCGATCCCGCGTTGCCCCGCCAAGTCGCCCTCAAGGTGCTCTCGGCCGAGCTGTCGCGCGATCGGGACTTTCGGGCGCGATTCATTCGCGAAGCCGACACGGCGGCCGCACTGGCGCACCCCCAGATCGTGTCCGTCTATACGCGCGGGCAAACCGAAGAAGGTCAGCTGTGGATCGCGATGCAGTTCGTCGACGGAACCGACGCCGAGGCCGCGTTGTGCGACGGAACCATGACCCCACACCGGGCGGTCCACATCATCTCGCAAGTGGCCAAGGCGCTCGATTTCGCGCACGCCAACCACGTCATCCACCGCGACGTCAAGCCGGGCAACTTCCTGCTCTCCGGCACCTTCGGCCCCAACGAGCGAGTCCTGCTCGGCGACTTCGGGATTGCTCGTGCGCTTGACGACGTGGGTCTGACCGCCACCGGGGCGGTGGTGGCCACCGTCGGCTACGCCGCACCCGAGGTGCTGTCCAACGGGCGAATCGACGGCCGGGTCGACATTTATTCGTTGGGTTGCACGCTGTATCGATTGCTCACGGGCAACACACCCTTCCCGGCCAACAACGGGGCCGCGGCCGTGATGATGGCCCGCTTGATGCAACCCCCGCCCCGCCCCAGCGATGCGGTGCCGTCGCTGCCTCCCGGCCTCGATCACGTAATCGCGATCGCGATGGCAAAGGATCCCGCCGCCCGATTCCCGTCGGCGGGCGCACTGGCCGACGCCGCCGTCTCGGCGCTGCATGATCGCAACCGCTACGCACCGCTGCCACCGATCCCCAGCGGTGACGTCCACTCCTACCCGCACACTTCGCAGCCGCCGACGGTGACCGCCTGGCCGGGGTCGCGACTGCCCGGGCAGTTCCCGCCACCCGGGCCGCAAGCGCCGGCTCCTAAGCGCCGGCGCGGTTTGATCGCCGCCGCGCTGGCCGGCGTGGTGCTGTTGGTCGCCACGGTCACCGTGCTCGCCTGGCCGGACGCCGGCGGGCCCCACACTGACGTCAGCCAGGGCTCCGGATCACCGGGCTCATCGGCGTCGCCGCAGGGGCCGCCGGCCACCGATGTCGCCCCCGCTCAGCTGCGCTCGATCTTGTTGTCCGCGGCCCAACTTCCGGTCGCGGCCAATGGGGATCCGCTGGTGCTCGAGCAAGACAGTGCCGGCCTGCTCGACGATTCGGCGGCCGTTGACAACCCCTCATGCGTGGGCGCCTGGGCCCCCGCACAGCAGAGCGTGTATGGGCGAACCAGTTACACGGGTGTGGCCGTACAAACGTTGCGCGGCATGAACGAACAGGCTTGGCAGGACAGCGTCACCCAGGCTGTCCTCGCCTTCCCCAGCGACAAGGCCGTCAGCGCCCTGACGTCGCAGGAGGGGCAATGGTCGCTGTGCGGCGGAAAATCCGTCACCGTTACCGAACCAGGCGCGCCCGCCAAGACGTGGGACTTGGGCCAGCCCCAGACCACTGCCGGTGTGCTGACCCTGCCGGCGACGCTGCGCGGCGGCGGATCGTGTCAACACGGAATGATGGTGCGCGGCAATGTCTTAGTCGACATCCGGCAATGCCGCGCCGCGGGCGGGGTCGACATCGCCGCGCTGGTCAGCGCTACCGCCAACAAGGTGCCACGACAATGA
- a CDS encoding DUF305 domain-containing protein codes for MPSFATRIAAALMAWGIALLLSSCSSSPSGDHAHPTRSDDMPVITGEPAAYTPADVAFANDAIAREDQGISMSALVADHSENPDVVAFAAKAVAALQVDTQVLKALRAQWKEGQDNPSGTSNLPTAPNNPRNNPTLTKLAALRGPEFDTVYLNSMISLYQATIDLANGEVAKGKNVDAISLAKQIVKARQTDIGQMQQLLAG; via the coding sequence GTGCCATCGTTCGCCACGCGCATCGCAGCCGCTCTGATGGCCTGGGGCATCGCGTTGCTCCTCTCGTCGTGCAGCAGCTCGCCGTCGGGCGACCACGCACACCCGACCCGGAGCGATGACATGCCCGTGATCACTGGTGAACCCGCCGCCTACACCCCCGCCGACGTTGCTTTCGCGAACGACGCAATTGCACGTGAGGATCAAGGTATCAGCATGTCGGCACTGGTAGCCGATCATTCCGAGAATCCCGACGTCGTCGCGTTCGCCGCCAAGGCCGTCGCGGCCCTGCAGGTGGACACACAGGTCTTGAAAGCCTTGCGGGCGCAGTGGAAAGAAGGCCAGGACAACCCGTCCGGGACCAGCAACCTCCCCACCGCGCCCAACAACCCGCGCAACAACCCGACCCTCACCAAGCTTGCGGCATTGCGGGGGCCTGAGTTCGACACGGTCTACCTGAACTCGATGATCAGTCTGTATCAGGCAACAATCGACCTCGCCAACGGTGAAGTCGCTAAGGGAAAGAACGTCGACGCCATCAGCCTGGCCAAGCAAATAGTCAAAGCACGGCAGACCGACATCGGCCAGATGCAGCAGCTCCTCGCCGGGTAA
- a CDS encoding alpha/beta hydrolase fold domain-containing protein: MTNGRLADPECCLRTDPRADPRMVEALAPVGLDNNAPTVALTIDAPLEERLAYAAMAEEGMGAVLGLFAAGVPDVTGVTTTTTTITGEDGNDVTLYVSRPDVEGALPAVVHLHGGGMAIASAADATYTRLREYIASTGLVVVGVEFRNSGGKLGPQPFPAGLNDCAAGVRWVASHRSELGVSHLIVAGESGGGNLTLTVAHKAKREGWLGEIAGFYAQCPYISNRWHEPPDELPSLRECDGYFISLQQLEILGSLYDPENQNANDPTCFAGVATDDDLKGLPPHVISVNEIDPLRDEGLDYYRRLVHAGVPTVGRLVAGTCHGGDLIFAGAMPDVFAASIRDLSGFAKSLR; the protein is encoded by the coding sequence ATGACCAACGGTCGTCTTGCTGATCCGGAATGTTGTCTGCGCACCGACCCTCGGGCGGACCCGCGCATGGTCGAAGCCCTTGCACCGGTGGGTCTGGACAACAATGCGCCGACGGTGGCGCTGACCATCGATGCGCCGCTCGAGGAACGGCTGGCCTATGCGGCGATGGCCGAGGAGGGGATGGGCGCCGTTCTAGGCCTATTCGCGGCGGGTGTTCCGGACGTGACCGGCGTGACGACTACGACGACGACGATCACCGGCGAAGACGGCAACGACGTCACGCTGTACGTCAGCCGCCCCGACGTCGAGGGTGCGTTGCCCGCGGTCGTGCATTTACACGGCGGCGGCATGGCCATCGCCAGCGCGGCCGACGCCACGTACACGCGGCTGCGCGAGTACATAGCGAGCACCGGCCTTGTCGTCGTCGGCGTCGAGTTCCGCAACTCCGGAGGAAAGCTCGGCCCGCAGCCGTTTCCCGCCGGACTGAACGACTGCGCGGCCGGCGTTCGCTGGGTAGCGTCGCACCGCTCGGAACTCGGCGTCAGCCACCTGATCGTCGCCGGCGAGTCCGGCGGAGGTAATCTCACGCTCACCGTGGCGCACAAAGCGAAACGTGAAGGCTGGCTGGGGGAAATCGCGGGTTTCTACGCGCAGTGCCCGTACATCTCCAACCGGTGGCACGAACCGCCCGACGAGTTGCCTTCACTGCGGGAGTGCGACGGCTACTTCATCAGCCTTCAGCAATTGGAGATACTGGGCTCGCTCTACGACCCGGAGAATCAGAACGCGAACGACCCCACCTGCTTTGCCGGCGTCGCGACCGACGACGACCTGAAGGGCCTACCGCCGCACGTGATTTCAGTGAACGAGATCGACCCGTTGCGGGACGAAGGGCTCGATTACTATCGCCGCCTGGTGCACGCGGGTGTGCCGACCGTGGGCCGGTTGGTCGCGGGCACCTGCCACGGGGGCGACCTGATCTTCGCCGGCGCCATGCCCGACGTTTTCGCGGCCAGCATCCGCGACCTCAGCGGCTTCGCCAAGAGCCTCCGCTAG
- a CDS encoding DUF7373 family lipoprotein, with the protein MKSALLHVNSTIVAALLLAACSHTTAGEATRAPESTSAAPVNTSLLDPGRYPVAPQPPLGNAGSDHAGRLAEGRRMAAYVVGPWEIEPSLIGLNSSGPAVIAESKGLTRAVWAPIAGGAYNLSLVVGFVTERQSQGPNPQMALRNSVLRFASAAEASQAAQNMTTAARNMPRDPTATPIVTEPERPLPIPGHPEAGGTVLTFQEGAQTVVELTALTAHGPYVLVQVVRCAAGPDCEAQLAGRTLDRQLPLLDTFVPTDAAEFPTLALDPTGLVARTLPPPADQTTSMSGAAYPPAGALHLEDDPVQSGPLLSAVGVDFVSVNLTTVYQAKDAAAAQTLARGYSDLAAKMPAAQAASPVPGLPDSHCTRVAGSNGLVPRYWCLSVAGRYTIKTVARQLDNAQQQMAAQYRILTAS; encoded by the coding sequence ATGAAAAGCGCACTGCTGCACGTGAACTCGACGATTGTTGCTGCACTGCTGCTCGCGGCCTGTAGCCACACCACCGCCGGCGAAGCCACCCGCGCGCCCGAGTCAACCTCCGCGGCGCCGGTGAACACCTCCCTGCTTGACCCGGGAAGATATCCCGTCGCGCCGCAGCCCCCGCTGGGCAACGCCGGCTCGGACCACGCCGGGCGACTCGCCGAAGGACGCCGGATGGCTGCCTACGTCGTCGGGCCCTGGGAGATCGAGCCCTCACTGATCGGCTTGAACTCGTCCGGTCCGGCCGTCATCGCCGAATCCAAGGGGCTGACGCGCGCGGTGTGGGCGCCGATCGCCGGGGGCGCCTACAACTTGTCGCTGGTGGTCGGATTCGTCACCGAGCGACAGTCCCAGGGCCCCAATCCGCAAATGGCGCTGCGCAATTCCGTGCTGCGATTCGCCAGCGCCGCGGAGGCATCCCAGGCGGCGCAGAACATGACCACGGCGGCCAGGAACATGCCGCGTGATCCCACCGCCACCCCGATCGTGACAGAACCGGAACGCCCGCTGCCTATTCCGGGACATCCCGAGGCCGGCGGTACGGTGCTGACTTTCCAAGAGGGCGCCCAGACCGTGGTTGAACTCACGGCGCTCACCGCGCACGGTCCCTACGTTCTCGTCCAAGTTGTGCGGTGTGCCGCCGGCCCGGACTGTGAAGCCCAACTTGCCGGGCGCACACTGGATCGTCAGCTTCCTCTTCTCGACACCTTTGTGCCGACCGATGCGGCCGAGTTCCCCACGCTTGCACTGGATCCCACCGGCCTGGTCGCGCGCACCTTGCCGCCGCCAGCGGACCAAACCACTTCGATGTCCGGGGCCGCCTACCCGCCAGCGGGCGCGCTGCACCTCGAGGACGATCCCGTGCAGAGCGGTCCGCTGCTTTCCGCGGTGGGCGTGGACTTTGTTTCGGTGAATCTGACCACCGTCTACCAAGCGAAAGACGCCGCGGCTGCGCAGACGCTCGCCCGGGGTTACAGCGACCTTGCCGCTAAAATGCCTGCCGCACAAGCGGCTTCACCGGTCCCCGGTCTCCCGGACAGTCACTGCACTCGTGTCGCCGGATCCAACGGTCTGGTGCCCCGCTACTGGTGTCTGAGTGTCGCGGGCCGCTACACCATCAAAACGGTTGCCCGCCAGCTCGATAACGCCCAACAACAGATGGCGGCCCAATATCGCATCCTGACGGCGAGTTGA
- a CDS encoding zinc-binding dehydrogenase, with amino-acid sequence MTADLPSEALELRSLVTSDGTLELSLQEVPVPTPGANEVLVRVEASPINPSDLGLLIASADMTKATVTGTPERPVVTASVGQGSLAALAARLDKSLPVGNEGAGTVVAAGSAEAAQAIIGKTVAIAGGAMYSQYRVVDAAACLVLPDGATARDGASSFVNPMTALGMTETMHREGHSGLVHTAAASNLGQMLVKLCQEDGIPLVNIVRKPEQEELLTKLGATHVLNSSSPSFEADLVEALKETSATLAFDATGGGTLASQILNGMEKAASATAGEYSRYGSTTHKQVYIYGGLDTGPTVLTRNFGMAWGIGGWLLTYFIQKADAETFGRLRARVAAELTTTFASSYTREVSLAGMLAPDAFNEYLKRATGEKFLVAPHAAG; translated from the coding sequence ATGACCGCAGATTTACCCAGCGAGGCACTGGAGCTGCGTTCGCTGGTGACCTCCGATGGCACGCTCGAGCTCTCGCTGCAGGAGGTTCCTGTTCCGACGCCAGGCGCCAACGAGGTGCTGGTGCGAGTGGAAGCCTCGCCGATCAATCCGTCGGATCTGGGCCTTCTCATTGCCAGCGCCGACATGACCAAGGCGACGGTCACCGGGACACCCGAACGCCCCGTCGTCACCGCTTCGGTGGGGCAGGGGAGCCTCGCAGCGCTCGCGGCGCGCCTCGACAAGTCGCTCCCGGTGGGCAACGAGGGCGCGGGCACCGTGGTCGCCGCCGGATCAGCCGAAGCGGCCCAGGCGATCATCGGAAAGACCGTCGCGATCGCGGGCGGCGCGATGTACTCGCAATACCGGGTGGTCGACGCTGCTGCCTGTCTGGTCCTGCCAGACGGTGCTACGGCGAGGGACGGGGCATCGTCGTTCGTCAACCCAATGACGGCCCTGGGAATGACCGAAACCATGCACCGCGAAGGACATTCGGGCCTCGTACACACCGCCGCCGCATCCAACCTCGGCCAGATGCTGGTCAAGCTCTGCCAGGAAGACGGCATACCGCTGGTCAATATCGTCCGCAAACCCGAGCAAGAGGAGCTGCTGACAAAGCTCGGCGCAACCCATGTGCTCAATTCTTCGTCGCCGTCGTTCGAAGCAGATCTGGTCGAGGCGCTCAAAGAGACCTCCGCGACGCTCGCCTTCGACGCCACCGGCGGTGGCACGCTTGCCAGCCAAATCCTCAACGGCATGGAGAAGGCGGCCAGCGCGACCGCGGGCGAGTACTCCCGCTACGGGTCAACCACGCACAAGCAGGTATACATCTACGGCGGACTCGACACCGGCCCCACGGTGCTCACCAGGAACTTCGGCATGGCGTGGGGCATCGGTGGCTGGCTGCTCACCTACTTCATCCAGAAGGCCGACGCCGAGACGTTCGGTCGGTTGCGCGCTCGGGTGGCCGCCGAACTCACCACGACGTTCGCGAGTAGCTACACCCGCGAGGTCTCACTCGCGGGCATGCTGGCGCCCGACGCGTTCAACGAATACCTCAAGCGAGCGACCGGCGAGAAGTTCCTGGTGGCTCCGCACGCCGCCGGGTGA
- a CDS encoding YchJ family protein, whose product MLARSAEELMRSRYSAFAHGDAAYLFRTWHPRTRPDDVTVDPRITWTGLEVIDTVAGGPDDDRGEVEFNARFESGGRADCLHERSHFERRAGRWFYVDAIDDAAAEDRWPS is encoded by the coding sequence TTGCTGGCCCGATCGGCCGAGGAGTTGATGCGGTCGAGGTATTCGGCATTCGCCCACGGTGACGCCGCCTATCTATTCCGCACCTGGCATCCGCGAACGCGGCCGGACGACGTGACCGTCGACCCGCGCATCACCTGGACCGGACTCGAGGTGATCGACACCGTCGCGGGTGGTCCAGACGACGATCGCGGTGAGGTGGAGTTCAACGCCCGGTTCGAGTCCGGGGGCCGCGCCGACTGCCTGCATGAGCGCAGTCACTTCGAGCGCCGGGCCGGCCGGTGGTTTTACGTCGACGCCATTGACGACGCCGCAGCGGAAGATCGCTGGCCGTCTTGA
- a CDS encoding winged helix-turn-helix transcriptional regulator, with protein MPLGSGYEDQSCALARALEILGERWTLLIVRDAFHGLTRYDEFLRSLGMATNILSSRLQKLVDHGVLERTAPRGSYHLTKKGRDLFPVVLSLMAWADRHTPGPDGPEVLILHNGCDHPAGAALRCEHCGDPVALRDLRVVPAPGAIGADGEPTTLTPPQVAAWGDRPR; from the coding sequence ATGCCACTTGGGAGCGGGTACGAGGACCAAAGCTGCGCGCTGGCTCGGGCACTCGAGATCCTCGGCGAGCGCTGGACACTCCTGATCGTCCGCGACGCCTTCCACGGATTGACCCGCTACGACGAGTTCTTGCGCAGTCTCGGCATGGCGACGAACATCCTGAGCTCTCGGTTGCAGAAGTTGGTGGACCACGGCGTGCTGGAACGGACCGCGCCACGCGGCTCGTATCACCTGACCAAGAAGGGGCGCGACCTTTTCCCGGTGGTGCTATCGCTGATGGCGTGGGCCGACCGCCACACGCCGGGCCCCGACGGTCCCGAGGTCTTGATCCTGCACAACGGCTGCGACCACCCCGCCGGAGCCGCGCTGCGATGCGAGCACTGCGGGGATCCCGTCGCCCTGCGCGACCTGCGCGTCGTGCCTGCGCCCGGCGCCATAGGGGCCGATGGCGAACCGACCACCCTGACGCCGCCGCAAGTCGCCGCCTGGGGAGATCGACCACGCTGA
- a CDS encoding C39 family peptidase — protein sequence MTPSSQGPGPIYTRPANPKDPNSGEGMWFRDIPALLAQYNVGATIRNGSIEELEQELGAGHKVLVSRNSELIWHEPVDHKDEQGNPAHDHTVVVTGVDTRNDVGHLNDSGSR from the coding sequence GTGACGCCCAGCTCACAGGGCCCCGGCCCGATCTACACCAGGCCCGCCAATCCCAAGGATCCGAATTCCGGCGAGGGCATGTGGTTCCGCGACATCCCCGCGCTACTGGCGCAGTACAACGTCGGCGCCACCATTCGCAACGGCAGCATTGAGGAACTCGAGCAGGAACTGGGCGCCGGCCACAAGGTGCTCGTCAGCCGCAACAGCGAACTCATCTGGCACGAGCCCGTCGACCACAAAGACGAGCAGGGCAACCCCGCCCATGACCACACGGTGGTCGTGACCGGTGTCGACACCCGCAACGACGTCGGGCACCTCAACGACAGCGGCAGCCGCTAG
- a CDS encoding alpha/beta fold hydrolase: protein MSISAQLGPEHRVDIPAGVIRYRDRGTGSPIVFVHGVAVNGDLWRHVAPRLADGHRCITPDLPWGSHSIPLDPDADLSLPGMARITADFLDALDLEDVTIVANDTGGAVAQALVGRHPDRIARLVLTSCDAFEKFPPTPQKYLEVMARSRLLTWAVAYTAQFKPIQRLPTAYGFVTSRAMPPDIMRSFTDPVRRNPGVRRDFRRMLRAVDTKYTFDAAARLTNFDKPALVLWADNDKIFPRDHGRRLAKLLPQGRFDLISGSRTFIPEDQPDRLVTAIEEFLAGQPKE from the coding sequence ATGTCGATCAGCGCGCAGCTCGGCCCGGAACACCGCGTCGACATCCCCGCGGGCGTGATCCGCTACCGCGACCGCGGCACTGGCTCGCCGATCGTGTTCGTGCACGGCGTCGCGGTCAACGGTGATCTGTGGCGGCACGTCGCGCCTCGCCTGGCGGACGGGCACCGCTGCATCACTCCCGACCTGCCGTGGGGGTCGCATTCGATCCCACTGGATCCGGATGCCGATTTGTCCCTGCCCGGCATGGCCCGGATCACTGCGGACTTTCTCGACGCCCTGGACCTCGAGGACGTCACGATCGTCGCCAACGACACCGGTGGAGCCGTGGCGCAGGCACTGGTCGGGCGTCATCCCGACCGGATCGCACGGCTGGTGCTCACCTCATGCGACGCGTTCGAGAAGTTCCCGCCGACGCCGCAGAAGTACCTGGAGGTGATGGCGCGCTCGCGACTGCTTACCTGGGCCGTCGCCTACACCGCACAATTCAAGCCGATCCAGCGCTTGCCGACCGCGTACGGGTTTGTCACGTCGCGGGCAATGCCGCCCGACATCATGCGTTCGTTCACCGACCCGGTGCGGCGCAACCCGGGCGTCAGGCGCGACTTTCGGCGCATGCTGCGCGCGGTCGACACGAAGTACACGTTCGACGCCGCGGCGCGGCTGACCAATTTCGACAAACCCGCGCTGGTGCTCTGGGCCGACAACGACAAGATCTTCCCTCGCGATCATGGGCGACGGCTGGCAAAACTGTTGCCGCAAGGACGATTTGACCTTATCTCCGGAAGCCGCACGTTCATCCCCGAAGATCAGCCCGACCGCCTCGTCACCGCGATCGAGGAATTCCTCGCCGGACAGCCGAAGGAGTGA